From one Fibrobacter sp. UBA4297 genomic stretch:
- a CDS encoding endo-1,4-beta-xylanase, with product MRKLSLSLAAVAVAGFVSVANAALADGGAKFLGNITTGGQIRSDFAQYWNQITPENGCKWGSIHSLSNGNSGTSKFAWDNFDKCESAYKWAKEKPGERHFKFHALVWGSQYPNFLCKKKNPGITVELTKKYITEWFDAVAAKFPDLEYIDVVNEAIWAGNNYHSGYGKPAAGAEGHSTDDTECGGSYIIEALGGDRVVNGKHQYDFITNAFKMARERWPKAVLIYNDYNTLSWQINEGIELIQTIVKNGAPVDAYGQQAHDCKGMSKSDFESKMTRIHNETGLPLLVSEYDIGEADDTKQKNDYANQIPFMWETPWVAGITIWGYINGSTWVANTGLIEKDGRKRASMNWLEDYFAKNLSKGKNDVTFTPVEPEPQLPFKGEPIAIPGKVEAEDFDIPGVGINEDGTSNQSYSDDSENHGDSDYRKDTGVDLYKKATGVIVGYNSEGDWLEWTVNVKEAGDYTMFAAVAAAGSTSSFQLSLDGKALTEKISVPAAKEGEENYDDYNKVKANVTLPAGKHVLRMDVTGAWFDVDYFTFVKGKDATDPEPIEEEIPDAIQSNLRMNYPVLSDYDVFDMNGVRLGRMSAYSVDEAVTTLKNTSAIKVQGIYLLRSVKSGMVKSVRVTR from the coding sequence ATGAGAAAACTTTCTCTCTCTTTGGCTGCAGTTGCCGTTGCTGGTTTTGTCTCCGTTGCTAACGCAGCCCTTGCCGATGGCGGTGCAAAATTCCTGGGTAACATCACTACGGGCGGCCAGATTCGTAGCGACTTTGCTCAATATTGGAACCAGATTACACCCGAAAACGGCTGTAAGTGGGGCTCCATCCATTCCCTTTCTAATGGCAACAGCGGTACAAGCAAGTTCGCCTGGGACAACTTCGACAAGTGCGAAAGCGCCTACAAGTGGGCCAAGGAAAAACCGGGCGAACGCCACTTCAAGTTCCACGCCCTCGTTTGGGGTTCCCAGTACCCGAACTTCCTCTGCAAAAAGAAAAATCCGGGCATTACCGTAGAACTCACCAAAAAGTACATCACCGAATGGTTCGATGCCGTTGCCGCGAAGTTCCCGGACCTCGAATACATTGACGTGGTGAACGAAGCTATTTGGGCGGGTAACAACTACCACTCTGGTTACGGCAAGCCTGCTGCAGGTGCCGAAGGCCACAGTACCGACGATACCGAATGCGGCGGCTCCTACATTATCGAAGCCCTTGGCGGTGACCGCGTGGTGAATGGCAAACACCAGTATGACTTTATCACGAATGCCTTCAAGATGGCCCGCGAACGTTGGCCGAAGGCTGTACTTATCTATAACGACTACAACACGCTCTCCTGGCAGATCAACGAAGGTATCGAACTTATCCAGACCATCGTCAAGAATGGCGCTCCGGTCGATGCCTACGGTCAGCAGGCTCACGACTGTAAGGGCATGAGCAAGTCCGATTTCGAAAGCAAGATGACCCGTATCCATAACGAGACGGGCCTCCCGCTCCTCGTTTCGGAATACGATATCGGCGAAGCCGACGATACCAAGCAAAAGAACGATTACGCAAACCAGATCCCGTTCATGTGGGAAACGCCGTGGGTTGCTGGCATCACCATCTGGGGCTACATCAACGGCTCTACTTGGGTTGCAAACACCGGCCTCATCGAAAAAGATGGCCGCAAGCGCGCTTCCATGAACTGGCTCGAAGACTACTTCGCCAAGAACTTGAGCAAGGGCAAGAACGACGTGACCTTCACACCGGTTGAACCTGAACCGCAGCTTCCGTTCAAGGGTGAACCGATTGCCATTCCGGGTAAGGTCGAAGCCGAAGATTTCGATATTCCGGGTGTGGGCATCAACGAAGACGGTACGAGCAACCAGTCCTATAGCGACGATTCCGAAAATCACGGCGATAGCGATTACCGCAAGGACACGGGCGTTGACCTTTACAAGAAGGCGACCGGTGTAATCGTGGGCTACAACAGCGAAGGCGACTGGCTCGAATGGACCGTGAACGTGAAGGAAGCGGGCGACTACACGATGTTTGCCGCCGTGGCTGCCGCGGGTTCTACCTCCAGCTTCCAACTCTCTCTCGATGGCAAGGCGCTTACCGAAAAGATTTCTGTCCCTGCTGCCAAGGAAGGTGAAGAAAACTACGATGACTACAACAAGGTCAAGGCAAACGTGACTCTCCCGGCTGGTAAGCACGTGCTCCGCATGGACGTAACGGGCGCCTGGTTTGACGTGGACTACTTCACCTTCGTGAAGGGCAAGGACGCGACCGACCCCGAACCGATCGAAGAAGAAATTCCAGATGCCATTCAGTCGAACCTCCGCATGAATTACCCGGTTCTCAGCGATTACGATGTCTTTGACATGAACGGCGTCCGTCTCGGCCGCATGAGCGCCTACTCCGTAGACGAAGCCGTGACGACCCTCAAGAATACGAGCGCCATCAAGGTCCAGGGAATCTACCTGCTTCGTTCCGTCAAGAGCGGCATGGTAAAGTCCGTCCGCGTGACCCGTTAA
- a CDS encoding cellulase family glycosylhydrolase, whose product MKKRVLGLVFVLCVNLFAVTSQFRGVNWADKRDNFVSDVLVLSGMNLSDTYESASVVAERVIGQFQELFGTNSVRIPINEPTALKFWNTYTGVIDVGLSKGRIVIGYWGPAQPAGPKNMNDWWKMWETVVKKYGDHPNAYFEIFNEPHMYNKTDLRNLYADWLKKFPNVPRDHILLDGSGLAWNVPDIADDPRFEGCLFAVHEYTFWNMSITTEQGWKNSFKGKVGKYIDRTVCTEWGGAMSPGDKAGVHYDYQDYNKAPTNYFTAYIRGMSDQLREWEMGSFYWPGLRDGDWYSMTKRTGEGANIKLQIVNQSGVDRMQMAWADTVETTPPQQDPFGGFDADGKPVAGKAIAIPGTLEAENYDLGGSRVSFYDKSSTNEGGAYRKDAVDIVVLDSADLSKGYALGYTQDGEWLEYTVNVAKTAEYSVAVQMATASEKAGVQLFIDNKAVSDSIIAKQGEDWSTYTAVQAKLGEIAAGEHVLKMQIVGNYVNIDNIRFCEGEKCEETVGIRANRASSVRTLENSFPRLRIQNNKLFVEKNGRHFDLTGHRIK is encoded by the coding sequence ATGAAAAAGAGAGTTCTTGGTTTGGTATTTGTCCTTTGCGTGAACTTGTTTGCTGTCACAAGCCAGTTCCGCGGAGTCAACTGGGCGGATAAGCGCGACAACTTCGTCTCGGACGTTCTCGTGCTTTCGGGCATGAACCTTTCGGACACTTACGAATCGGCTTCTGTCGTTGCGGAGCGCGTCATCGGGCAGTTCCAGGAGCTGTTCGGCACGAACAGCGTCCGCATTCCTATCAACGAGCCGACTGCACTCAAGTTCTGGAACACTTATACAGGCGTTATTGACGTGGGTCTTTCCAAGGGACGCATTGTCATTGGCTATTGGGGCCCCGCGCAACCAGCCGGCCCGAAGAACATGAACGACTGGTGGAAAATGTGGGAAACCGTCGTGAAAAAGTACGGCGACCATCCGAACGCCTACTTTGAAATTTTCAACGAACCGCACATGTATAACAAGACGGACCTTCGCAATCTCTATGCGGACTGGCTCAAGAAATTTCCGAACGTCCCGCGCGACCACATTTTGCTCGATGGCTCCGGCCTCGCCTGGAACGTCCCGGATATTGCCGACGACCCGCGCTTTGAAGGCTGCCTCTTTGCCGTTCATGAATACACGTTCTGGAACATGAGCATCACCACTGAACAGGGCTGGAAAAACAGCTTCAAGGGCAAGGTCGGCAAGTACATCGACCGCACCGTCTGCACGGAATGGGGTGGCGCCATGAGTCCTGGCGACAAGGCGGGCGTGCATTACGACTATCAGGATTACAACAAGGCTCCGACCAACTACTTCACCGCTTACATCCGCGGCATGTCGGACCAGCTCCGCGAATGGGAAATGGGCAGTTTCTACTGGCCGGGCCTCCGTGATGGTGACTGGTACAGCATGACCAAGCGCACGGGCGAGGGCGCAAACATTAAGCTTCAGATTGTGAACCAGTCCGGTGTGGACCGCATGCAAATGGCATGGGCCGATACGGTCGAAACGACGCCCCCGCAACAGGACCCGTTTGGCGGTTTTGATGCAGACGGAAAGCCGGTTGCTGGCAAGGCGATTGCTATTCCGGGCACGCTCGAAGCCGAAAATTACGACCTCGGCGGTAGCCGCGTCTCGTTCTACGACAAGTCTTCCACAAACGAAGGCGGTGCTTACCGCAAGGATGCCGTGGACATCGTTGTCCTTGATTCCGCAGACCTCTCGAAGGGCTACGCTTTAGGCTACACGCAGGATGGCGAATGGCTTGAATATACCGTCAATGTGGCAAAAACGGCTGAATACAGCGTTGCCGTCCAGATGGCGACCGCATCAGAAAAGGCGGGCGTGCAGCTCTTTATCGACAACAAGGCTGTTTCTGACAGCATTATTGCAAAACAGGGCGAAGACTGGTCGACTTATACCGCCGTGCAAGCTAAATTGGGTGAAATTGCAGCCGGTGAACACGTCCTCAAGATGCAAATTGTGGGCAATTACGTGAATATCGACAATATTCGCTTCTGCGAAGGCGAAAAATGCGAAGAAACGGTCGGAATCCGCGCAAATCGCGCTTCCTCCGTGCGCACTCTCGAAAACTCCTTCCCGCGCCTCCGCATCCAAAACAACAAGCTCTTTGTTGAGAAAAATGGCCGCCACTTCGACCTCACCGGCCACCGCATCAAGTAA
- a CDS encoding glycosyl hydrolase family 95 catalytic domain-containing protein yields MFRIKKSLASRILCSAALVCAVGFTSTFATTDNPLTLWYNSDAGSEFTNALPIGNGYMGGLIYGGVEKDYIGLNESTVWSGGPGDNNKQGAANHLKDARDALWRGDYRTAESIVSQYMIGPGPASFQPVGDLVISTSHKGSSNYRRELDLKTAIAKTTYTVGGVKHTREYFASYPDHVIVVHLSADKDGSVSFGATMTTPHRNNRMTSSGNTLIYDVTVNSIKFQNRLTVVTDGGTVSVSNGNINVQGANSATLILTTATNFKSYNDVSGDPGAIASDIMSKVAKKSYEDLLAAHLKDYQTIFNRVKLDLGTADKSAGDITSTRVKNFNSTNDPSLVELHYQYGRYLLIASSRKGGQPANLQGIWNKDTNPIWGSKYTTNINLEMNYWPAESGNLEECVWPLIDKIKSMVPQGEKTAKVHWGVNEGWVEHHNTDLWNRSAPIDGAWGLWPTGAGWLTTHLWEHFLYNPTDKAYLQDVYSTMKGAALFFVNSLVEEPTTGNKYLVTAPSDSPENDHGGYNVCFGPTMDNQIIRDVLNYTIEASKILGVDEELRGKMEATVKRLPPTKTGKYGQITEWLQDWDDPNNKNRHISHLYGLFPSAQITPEETPDLIKGAGVTLQQRGDDATGWSLAWKINFWARMHDGDHAYKMIRMLLTPSKTYNNLFDAHPPFQIDGNFGAVSGVNEMLMQSHNNRINLLPALPSQWANGSVKGIRARGGFEIDSMAWKGGKLTYVAIKSLVGSTLNVVSGSNKFSTSTVPGKVYEFDGNLKVTNAPFEPLEITDKIQAENYVAMDGVQIEEDSLGTPNIGWINDGDWTQYYVNVPAAGSYVLTGRVATGSEKESVITVTDSTGKILGTLSVDPTKSKGWNDWYEASTKIALSAGKQKLTFTYTGEDTYLGNVDWYNLKADPTALPQAKMRNASLSVSRVPYSHASIALMVNAPANDYVVHLVGVNGKFIGSRRGHGEGLAEFGVGAPLAPGMYFAIVKSGSMQKTMKLTVR; encoded by the coding sequence ATGTTTAGAATAAAGAAATCTTTAGCAAGCCGAATCCTTTGCTCTGCAGCGCTTGTTTGCGCTGTCGGCTTTACAAGCACTTTTGCAACAACGGACAATCCGCTTACACTTTGGTACAACAGCGATGCTGGTTCTGAATTCACGAATGCACTCCCGATTGGTAACGGCTACATGGGTGGCCTTATTTACGGTGGTGTTGAAAAGGATTACATCGGCCTTAACGAAAGTACGGTCTGGTCGGGCGGCCCTGGCGACAACAATAAGCAGGGTGCTGCAAACCACTTGAAAGACGCCCGTGACGCCTTGTGGCGTGGCGACTACCGCACCGCAGAATCCATCGTGAGCCAGTACATGATTGGTCCAGGTCCTGCAAGTTTCCAGCCGGTGGGCGACCTTGTGATTTCTACTTCGCACAAGGGTTCTTCCAATTACCGCCGTGAACTTGATCTCAAGACTGCAATCGCAAAGACAACCTACACGGTGGGCGGCGTCAAGCATACCCGTGAATATTTCGCTAGCTACCCGGACCATGTGATTGTCGTTCACTTGTCTGCGGACAAGGATGGCTCGGTGAGTTTTGGTGCAACCATGACCACGCCGCATCGCAATAACCGCATGACCTCCAGCGGCAACACGCTCATTTACGATGTCACGGTCAATTCCATCAAGTTTCAGAATCGCTTGACTGTTGTTACCGATGGTGGCACGGTTTCTGTATCCAATGGCAACATCAACGTGCAGGGCGCAAATAGCGCAACGCTTATCCTCACGACCGCTACAAACTTCAAGTCCTATAACGATGTGAGCGGTGATCCGGGTGCCATCGCTTCCGACATCATGTCGAAAGTTGCCAAGAAATCCTATGAAGATTTACTTGCTGCACATCTCAAGGATTATCAGACCATTTTCAACCGCGTTAAGCTCGACCTTGGCACGGCTGACAAGAGCGCAGGCGATATCACCTCTACCCGCGTCAAGAATTTCAATTCCACGAACGACCCGTCTCTCGTAGAACTTCACTACCAGTATGGCCGTTACTTGCTCATCGCAAGCTCCCGTAAGGGTGGCCAGCCGGCCAACTTGCAGGGCATCTGGAACAAGGACACGAACCCGATATGGGGCAGTAAGTACACGACAAACATCAACCTCGAAATGAACTACTGGCCGGCAGAATCCGGCAACCTCGAAGAATGCGTTTGGCCGCTCATTGACAAAATCAAGTCCATGGTGCCGCAGGGCGAAAAGACCGCCAAGGTGCACTGGGGCGTAAATGAAGGCTGGGTAGAACACCACAATACCGACCTTTGGAACCGCTCTGCTCCGATTGACGGTGCGTGGGGACTTTGGCCGACAGGTGCTGGCTGGCTCACGACCCACCTTTGGGAACACTTCCTCTACAATCCGACGGACAAGGCGTACCTGCAGGACGTTTATTCAACAATGAAGGGTGCTGCACTCTTCTTCGTAAACAGCCTCGTCGAAGAACCGACTACGGGCAACAAGTATTTAGTCACCGCTCCGAGCGATTCCCCGGAAAATGACCATGGTGGCTATAACGTTTGCTTTGGTCCGACGATGGACAACCAGATTATCCGCGATGTGCTGAACTACACGATTGAAGCCTCCAAGATTCTCGGCGTCGATGAAGAACTGCGTGGCAAAATGGAAGCGACCGTCAAGCGCTTGCCGCCGACAAAGACCGGTAAGTATGGACAAATTACAGAATGGCTCCAGGACTGGGACGATCCGAATAACAAGAACCGTCACATTTCTCACTTGTACGGCCTTTTCCCGAGTGCTCAGATTACTCCGGAAGAAACTCCGGACTTAATCAAGGGCGCAGGCGTTACGCTCCAGCAGCGCGGCGACGATGCGACAGGTTGGTCTCTCGCTTGGAAAATCAACTTCTGGGCACGTATGCACGATGGTGACCACGCTTACAAGATGATTCGCATGCTGCTTACGCCGAGCAAAACTTACAACAACTTGTTCGATGCTCATCCGCCGTTCCAAATTGACGGTAACTTCGGAGCTGTCTCCGGCGTGAACGAAATGCTCATGCAGAGCCACAACAACAGGATCAATTTGCTCCCGGCTCTCCCGTCGCAGTGGGCAAACGGCTCCGTGAAGGGCATCCGCGCCCGTGGCGGTTTTGAAATTGATTCCATGGCATGGAAGGGCGGCAAGCTTACCTATGTTGCAATCAAGTCTCTCGTGGGTAGCACGCTGAATGTAGTGTCCGGTTCTAACAAGTTCTCGACCTCGACCGTTCCGGGCAAAGTCTACGAATTCGATGGTAACCTCAAGGTGACAAACGCACCGTTTGAACCACTCGAAATTACGGACAAAATCCAAGCGGAAAATTACGTGGCTATGGATGGCGTGCAAATTGAAGAAGATTCTCTTGGCACTCCGAACATCGGTTGGATTAATGATGGCGACTGGACGCAGTACTACGTGAATGTTCCGGCTGCGGGTAGCTATGTTTTGACGGGCCGCGTTGCAACAGGCTCCGAAAAAGAAAGTGTCATCACGGTCACGGATTCTACGGGTAAGATTCTCGGAACGCTCTCTGTTGACCCTACAAAGTCCAAAGGCTGGAACGACTGGTACGAAGCTTCTACGAAGATTGCGCTCTCGGCAGGCAAGCAAAAACTCACGTTTACATACACCGGCGAAGATACGTACCTTGGCAACGTAGACTGGTATAATTTAAAGGCTGATCCGACGGCACTCCCGCAGGCCAAAATGCGTAATGCTTCACTCTCCGTAAGTCGCGTGCCGTACTCTCACGCATCCATTGCGCTGATGGTGAATGCCCCTGCAAATGATTACGTTGTCCATCTTGTTGGTGTGAACGGCAAGTTCATTGGCTCGCGGCGCGGCCACGGTGAAGGCCTCGCAGAATTTGGCGTTGGCGCTCCTCTTGCGCCGGGCATGTACTTTGCCATCGTCAAGAGTGGTTCCATGCAAAAGACCATGAAACTCACTGTCCGTTAA